One genomic region from Conexibacter woesei DSM 14684 encodes:
- a CDS encoding DUF2600 family protein: MPEDGCMTLFHVSSAARTRAIATFPWAMLTYWLTIFPSVGRELSRWRRAADAIPDPTLRHHAIGKLDAEHLTAEGAAAFAILVPRQHRDRLVRACVAFEVMYDYLDALTEEHPTLANNRSLHRALRAAVDLRSAVPLDLYAHHPQRDDGGYLTQIAGACRDELAQMPREATVSAALVVATERAAEAQSLNHATSRSSPQPLIAWAVEHRQDGLEWWETAAAAGAPMVIFALIAAACEDATSPASARAVEHAYFPWVSALEWLLEGIADEADDDASGTRSYVSHYRTPDDLGRRLSAISERAITGVSQLPRRERHLLLVAGMIGMLLSDDGAQHARRDAAAVALNASLGGLVSPFLVMLRVRRSAKGVRRRVGLRVSALTSRRWRVATGRRRRARRRCWHAISRR, from the coding sequence GTGCCAGAGGATGGGTGCATGACCCTTTTCCATGTCTCGTCAGCCGCTCGAACACGAGCCATCGCGACGTTCCCCTGGGCGATGCTGACCTACTGGCTGACGATCTTTCCAAGCGTCGGTCGTGAACTGAGCAGGTGGAGGCGAGCTGCGGACGCCATCCCCGATCCGACGCTGCGCCATCACGCCATCGGCAAGCTCGACGCCGAGCACCTGACCGCCGAGGGCGCAGCGGCGTTCGCGATCCTCGTGCCACGTCAGCACCGCGACAGGCTCGTCCGCGCCTGCGTCGCCTTCGAAGTCATGTACGACTACCTCGACGCGCTCACCGAGGAACACCCCACCCTCGCGAACAACCGCAGCCTCCATCGCGCGCTGCGCGCCGCGGTCGACCTTCGCTCAGCCGTACCTCTCGACCTCTACGCGCACCATCCGCAACGCGACGACGGCGGCTACCTCACGCAGATCGCCGGCGCCTGTCGCGACGAGCTCGCTCAGATGCCCCGGGAAGCGACCGTATCAGCAGCGCTCGTCGTCGCCACCGAACGAGCAGCAGAAGCGCAGAGCCTCAACCACGCGACGTCGAGATCGTCCCCCCAACCGCTCATCGCGTGGGCGGTCGAACACCGCCAGGACGGGCTGGAGTGGTGGGAGACAGCAGCCGCCGCGGGCGCGCCGATGGTGATCTTCGCGTTGATCGCAGCCGCATGCGAGGACGCCACCTCCCCCGCCTCGGCACGAGCTGTCGAACACGCCTACTTCCCTTGGGTCTCGGCGCTGGAGTGGCTGCTCGAAGGGATCGCCGACGAAGCCGACGACGACGCCTCTGGAACACGCAGCTACGTGTCCCACTACCGCACGCCCGACGATCTCGGCAGACGGCTCTCGGCGATCTCCGAGCGCGCGATCACGGGCGTCAGCCAGCTCCCGCGACGCGAGCGCCACCTGCTCCTGGTCGCGGGCATGATCGGCATGCTCCTCTCCGACGACGGCGCGCAACACGCGCGCCGCGACGCAGCCGCCGTCGCGCTCAACGCCTCGCTCGGCGGGCTCGTCAGCCCCTTCCTCGTGATGCTGCGCGTCCGCCGCAGCGCGAAGGGCGTCCGCCGGCGCGTCGGCCTACGAGTGTCAGCGCTCACATCCCGCCGCTGGCGGGTCGCAACGGGACGACGACGGCGCGCTCGGCGGCGATGTTGGCATGCAATCTCCCGCCGCTGA
- the uppS gene encoding polyprenyl diphosphate synthase, which translates to MNEPHAPAPATVAIITDGNGRWAQQRGLPVWEGHRAGAENVRSRLRDAAELGIEQLSIYAFSTENWTRDDDEIAALMGLMRLYIEHETPTLHAEGVRMRFIGRRTAPVPRDVVELMSWAERLTQHNRRITFFIPFNYGGRAEIVDAARSFTGTTEAEFAAQLYAPELRPPEVVIRTGGERRISNYLIWHIATSQLVFRDELWPDFTREALLDALAACPRPA; encoded by the coding sequence ATGAACGAACCACACGCACCGGCTCCAGCCACGGTCGCGATCATCACGGACGGCAACGGCCGCTGGGCGCAGCAGCGCGGGCTTCCGGTCTGGGAGGGCCATCGAGCAGGAGCGGAGAACGTCCGCAGCCGGCTGCGCGACGCCGCGGAACTCGGAATCGAGCAGCTGTCGATCTACGCTTTCTCGACCGAGAACTGGACCCGTGATGACGACGAGATCGCCGCACTCATGGGGCTCATGCGGCTCTACATCGAGCACGAGACGCCGACGCTGCACGCCGAAGGCGTGCGCATGCGCTTCATCGGCCGTCGCACCGCACCGGTTCCGCGGGATGTGGTCGAGCTGATGTCATGGGCTGAGCGGCTGACGCAGCACAACAGACGCATCACGTTCTTCATCCCGTTCAACTACGGCGGGCGAGCCGAGATCGTCGACGCCGCCCGCAGCTTTACGGGCACGACCGAGGCCGAGTTCGCCGCGCAGCTCTACGCGCCCGAGCTGCGCCCGCCCGAGGTCGTGATCCGCACGGGAGGAGAGCGCCGGATCTCCAACTACCTCATCTGGCATATCGCGACTTCGCAGCTCGTGTTCCGCGACGAGCTCTGGCCGGACTTCACACGCGAGGCGCTGCTCGACGCGCTCGCGGCCTGCCCGCGCCCCGCATGA
- a CDS encoding ABC transporter ATP-binding protein, with translation MTALELDAVAKHYTTGGEIVRAVDGVSLTVLPGEIVALYGPSGSGKTTLLELAAGTQTPDRGTVRFGGVDLATLSYADAASYRRSLGFVFQRFYLHPGTSALDNAAMKLLFAGWTPRRAKLHAMEWLKRVGLEKRARHTPSKLSMGEQQRVVIARALAGEPKLILADEPTASLDTERGRATLALLSGICHERGVGMLLATHDPDAAAFADRVCDLRDGVLTERADHLPADRGPDVARA, from the coding sequence GTGACCGCGCTCGAGCTGGACGCCGTAGCCAAGCACTACACGACCGGCGGCGAGATCGTCCGCGCCGTCGACGGCGTCTCCCTGACCGTCCTGCCGGGCGAGATCGTGGCGCTCTACGGCCCGAGCGGATCGGGCAAGACGACGCTGCTGGAGCTGGCCGCCGGCACTCAGACGCCCGATCGCGGCACCGTCCGCTTCGGCGGTGTCGACCTCGCGACGCTCTCCTACGCCGACGCCGCCAGCTACCGTCGCTCGCTCGGGTTCGTCTTCCAGCGGTTCTACCTCCATCCCGGAACCTCCGCGCTCGACAACGCAGCGATGAAGCTGCTGTTCGCCGGATGGACCCCGCGACGCGCGAAGCTGCACGCGATGGAGTGGCTGAAGCGGGTCGGTCTGGAGAAGCGCGCCAGACACACGCCGTCGAAGCTGTCGATGGGCGAGCAGCAGCGCGTCGTGATCGCTCGCGCGCTCGCCGGGGAACCGAAGCTGATCCTCGCCGACGAGCCGACCGCCAGCCTCGACACCGAACGCGGCCGGGCGACGCTCGCGCTGCTGTCCGGGATCTGCCACGAGCGCGGCGTCGGGATGCTGCTCGCGACGCACGATCCCGACGCGGCCGCGTTCGCCGACCGCGTCTGCGACCTCCGTGACGGCGTCCTCACCGAGCGTGCGGACCACCTGCCCGCTGACCGCGGACCTGACGTCGCGCGCGCATGA
- a CDS encoding helix-turn-helix domain-containing protein has protein sequence MRAKDPELVALGARVRELRERVGKSQETLAHDSDELHWTYVGQIERGLRNVTFKNLRRLARGLEVDVAELFRPVGTPVRSPTDDAALKG, from the coding sequence GTGAGAGCCAAGGACCCCGAGCTGGTCGCGCTCGGCGCGCGAGTGCGAGAGCTGCGGGAGCGGGTCGGGAAATCGCAGGAGACGCTCGCGCACGATTCCGACGAGCTGCATTGGACGTATGTGGGCCAGATCGAGCGGGGATTGCGTAACGTGACCTTCAAGAACCTCCGTCGCCTGGCGAGAGGGCTCGAGGTCGACGTCGCCGAGCTGTTCCGACCCGTGGGCACGCCAGTGCGCTCGCCCACGGACGACGCTGCTCTGAAAGGCTGA
- a CDS encoding winged helix-turn-helix domain-containing protein — protein sequence MGNRPRPADPFAIDTRLARALAHPVRVRILGYLRERGAASPSELAKAWDVSINLLAYHFRRLHTLGLIRVSKRIQRRGAIEHRYSLTAEAPGEEPLTVRLIR from the coding sequence ATGGGGAACCGCCCGAGACCTGCTGACCCCTTCGCGATCGACACGCGCCTCGCGAGAGCGCTGGCCCACCCGGTGCGCGTGAGGATCCTCGGCTACCTCCGCGAGCGCGGTGCAGCGAGCCCGAGCGAGCTCGCGAAGGCGTGGGACGTCTCCATCAACCTGCTGGCGTACCACTTCCGCCGGCTGCATACGCTGGGCCTGATCCGCGTTTCGAAGCGCATACAGCGGCGCGGCGCGATCGAGCACCGCTACTCCCTCACTGCCGAGGCGCCCGGCGAAGAACCGCTCACCGTCCGTCTGATCCGATGA
- a CDS encoding PadR family transcriptional regulator, which yields MKSSLRSPVNYAVLGLVIEKPSYGYELMQRLQTRYGELLEVSSPSHVYAALDRLQRERLIVHHDRDPSLEPDDENTPSRQPKVTYRATADGAVVYRQWLAEQLRDDGARVELIGRLIATGARDLRAIGDLIDRYDAECVAASQRMPLADRAAADAGVEHERDFVRRLVQEERRFVLEAQLRWIDFAREELRARAARQAGDATA from the coding sequence TTGAAGTCGAGTTTGAGATCGCCGGTCAACTACGCGGTGCTGGGTCTGGTCATCGAGAAGCCGAGCTATGGCTACGAGCTGATGCAACGACTGCAAACACGCTACGGCGAGCTGTTGGAGGTCAGCAGCCCGTCTCACGTCTACGCTGCGCTTGATCGCCTCCAGAGAGAGCGGTTGATCGTCCATCACGACCGCGACCCCAGCCTCGAGCCCGACGACGAGAACACGCCGTCGCGTCAGCCGAAGGTGACCTACCGCGCGACTGCGGACGGCGCGGTGGTCTATCGGCAGTGGCTCGCCGAGCAGCTGCGCGACGACGGGGCGCGGGTGGAGCTGATCGGGCGTCTGATCGCGACCGGCGCACGCGACCTGCGGGCGATCGGCGACCTGATCGATCGCTACGACGCGGAGTGCGTCGCGGCCTCGCAGCGGATGCCGCTTGCGGATCGCGCGGCCGCTGATGCCGGCGTCGAGCACGAGCGCGACTTCGTGCGCCGCCTGGTGCAGGAGGAGCGCCGCTTCGTGCTGGAGGCTCAGCTGCGCTGGATCGACTTCGCGCGCGAGGAGCTGCGCGCCCGCGCCGCGCGCCAGGCGGGCGACGCGACCGCGTGA
- a CDS encoding ABC transporter permease: MKLRTLLYLYGWRLRAHPFQELLAGVGIAAGVALLFAVQVANTSITGSVDKLLSGIVGSADMHVTSVASDGLNTRAVTAVRATPGVDVAAPVLERRAILVGPSESQPFELFGVEPSLATLGGTLTRNFGESGLSLPERGIVLPSELARATGLQAGSTATVAIGGRPVRVPIAAVLGADQIGDVSRSPLAVARIEYAQEISGMRGRVTSIFVRAQPGAAGEARAALRTLADGRFDVGDADVMVRRLQKATEANDQSTALFSAISAMVAVLFAFNAMLLTVPDRRRFVAELRTQGASVGQVTAVIGSQALILGVVASAAGLLAGDFLSRTVFDGVPGYLAFTFPIGTQRVVPASAVILAFAAGVLAALVAGGRPLLDAFSRGNLEAAYDEEGEPGEGISMRQRLVLLGVAIVLLFVTAIGVAIEPSAAVVGVLVLTVAALAAMPAIFAGCMWLLDWIAERLNLKLLMIAVMSARASMTRSVAVASIAAVAVIGNVAIGGARNDLVSGLQAGYADHLRTADMWITTAGQSLTTDTFTITDPAVRRLRDAPGISAVRHYQGGMVDSGSRRIWLIARPRDDATIVPASQIVEGNATAATEQVRRGGAAAVSGVLAKSQGVGIGDSVTLPTPQGELQLRIAALVSNLSWGPGAVILNADDYARAWQTTDPSAIEIDLTPGTTAAAAKRTIAEALGSRADALDIQTRAELLAEFEGLLNQGLTRLTQISALLLIASALALAVAMSASVWDRRRLLAAYKLEGVKRRQIGGMLLYEGASVLAVGCLVGVAAGVYGHLLGNRWLELTTGYPAPFSLQIGHMLSLVALVLLLSLAIVALPGYLAARVPPRLRFQE; this comes from the coding sequence ATGAAGCTGCGCACCCTCCTCTACCTGTACGGCTGGCGGCTTCGCGCGCACCCGTTCCAGGAGCTGCTCGCCGGCGTCGGCATCGCGGCCGGGGTCGCGCTGCTGTTCGCCGTCCAGGTCGCGAACACGAGCATCACCGGCTCGGTCGACAAGCTGCTGTCCGGCATCGTCGGCAGCGCCGACATGCACGTCACGTCCGTCGCCTCGGACGGGTTGAACACAAGAGCGGTGACCGCGGTCCGCGCGACCCCGGGCGTCGACGTCGCGGCACCCGTGTTGGAGCGACGCGCGATCCTCGTCGGACCGAGTGAGAGCCAACCGTTCGAGCTGTTCGGCGTGGAGCCCAGTCTCGCGACGCTCGGCGGAACGCTCACGCGGAACTTCGGTGAGAGCGGACTGTCGCTGCCCGAGCGCGGGATCGTGCTGCCGAGCGAGCTGGCGCGCGCCACCGGCCTCCAAGCAGGCAGCACCGCAACAGTCGCTATCGGCGGCCGGCCCGTCCGCGTGCCGATCGCCGCGGTGCTCGGCGCCGACCAGATCGGCGACGTCTCTCGCAGCCCGCTGGCGGTCGCACGGATCGAGTACGCGCAGGAGATCAGCGGGATGAGAGGACGCGTCACGTCGATCTTCGTCCGCGCCCAACCCGGAGCTGCCGGCGAGGCGCGAGCCGCGCTGCGCACGCTGGCCGACGGCCGCTTCGACGTCGGCGACGCCGACGTCATGGTCAGACGTCTGCAGAAGGCGACGGAAGCCAACGATCAGTCGACCGCGCTGTTCTCGGCGATCAGCGCGATGGTCGCCGTGCTGTTCGCATTCAACGCGATGCTGCTCACCGTCCCTGACCGGCGACGCTTCGTCGCGGAGCTGCGCACCCAGGGTGCCTCGGTCGGGCAGGTGACGGCAGTCATCGGTTCGCAGGCACTGATCCTCGGCGTCGTCGCGTCCGCCGCGGGCCTGCTCGCCGGAGACTTCCTCTCGCGCACCGTCTTCGACGGCGTGCCCGGCTACCTCGCCTTCACGTTCCCGATCGGCACGCAGCGAGTCGTCCCGGCAAGCGCCGTCATCCTGGCGTTCGCCGCCGGCGTCCTCGCAGCGCTTGTGGCGGGCGGACGCCCCCTGCTGGACGCCTTCTCGCGCGGCAACCTCGAGGCAGCGTACGACGAGGAAGGCGAGCCCGGAGAAGGCATCAGCATGCGACAGCGCCTGGTCCTGCTGGGCGTTGCGATCGTGCTGCTGTTCGTCACCGCGATCGGCGTCGCGATCGAGCCCAGCGCCGCGGTCGTCGGCGTGCTGGTCCTGACCGTCGCGGCACTGGCAGCGATGCCGGCGATCTTCGCCGGCTGCATGTGGCTGCTCGACTGGATCGCCGAACGGCTGAACCTGAAGCTGCTGATGATCGCCGTGATGAGCGCCCGTGCATCGATGACGCGGTCGGTCGCCGTCGCGTCGATCGCGGCGGTCGCCGTGATCGGGAACGTCGCGATCGGCGGCGCACGCAACGACCTCGTCAGCGGGTTGCAGGCCGGCTACGCCGACCACCTGCGCACCGCCGACATGTGGATCACCACCGCCGGCCAGAGCCTCACGACCGACACGTTCACGATCACCGACCCGGCCGTGAGACGCCTCCGCGACGCCCCGGGCATCAGCGCCGTTCGCCACTACCAGGGCGGGATGGTCGACAGCGGCTCACGGCGGATCTGGCTGATCGCCCGGCCTAGAGACGACGCGACGATCGTCCCCGCCTCGCAGATCGTCGAGGGCAACGCAACCGCAGCGACCGAGCAGGTGCGGCGCGGCGGCGCAGCGGCCGTCTCGGGCGTGCTCGCAAAGAGCCAAGGAGTCGGCATCGGCGACAGCGTCACGCTGCCGACGCCGCAAGGAGAGCTGCAGCTCAGAATCGCCGCGCTCGTGTCGAACCTGAGCTGGGGACCGGGCGCTGTGATCCTCAACGCCGACGACTACGCGCGGGCATGGCAGACCACTGACCCATCGGCGATCGAGATCGACCTCACGCCGGGCACGACCGCAGCCGCCGCGAAACGCACGATCGCGGAAGCCCTCGGCAGCCGGGCAGACGCCTTGGACATCCAGACGAGAGCCGAGCTGCTCGCCGAGTTCGAAGGGCTGCTCAACCAAGGGCTGACGCGGCTGACCCAGATCTCCGCCCTGCTGCTGATCGCCTCCGCGCTCGCGCTCGCCGTCGCGATGAGCGCATCGGTCTGGGACCGCCGCAGACTCCTCGCCGCCTACAAGCTCGAAGGCGTCAAGCGCCGCCAGATCGGCGGCATGCTGCTCTACGAGGGCGCGAGCGTGCTTGCCGTCGGCTGCCTCGTCGGTGTCGCCGCGGGCGTCTACGGCCATCTCCTCGGCAACCGCTGGCTGGAGCTGACGACCGGGTACCCCGCGCCGTTCTCACTCCAGATCGGCCACATGCTCTCGCTCGTGGCCTTGGTCCTCCTGCTGTCCCTCGCGATCGTCGCGCTGCCGGGCTATCTCGCCGCCCGCGTGCCGCCACGGCTGCGCTTCCAGGAGTAG
- a CDS encoding ATP-binding cassette domain-containing protein encodes MSLLSLDGVSKRYADPRRTAVALDGITLTVEPGEVVAAWGGRGSGRTTLLRVAAGLEQPDSGTVRFCGVDLAGGAELATAAGLVYVQSRLLGPQRQQLLDRLTVALVARGGSKRAARDQVRAALERAGVGRCLDVRVGELDATESVRVGIAQALLCDPKLIVVDEPTATVPLIERDGILALLRSIADSGIAVLMSAGEAIGLSGVDRALTISGGRLHANIAAERAVVVPLRPASGGM; translated from the coding sequence ATGAGTCTGCTCTCGCTCGACGGCGTCAGCAAGCGCTACGCCGATCCGCGTCGCACGGCGGTCGCTCTGGACGGGATAACGCTGACGGTGGAGCCGGGCGAGGTCGTCGCTGCATGGGGTGGGCGCGGCTCGGGCCGGACGACGCTGCTCCGTGTGGCGGCTGGGTTGGAGCAGCCCGATTCGGGAACCGTTCGCTTCTGCGGTGTGGACCTCGCCGGCGGCGCGGAATTGGCGACGGCGGCGGGATTGGTCTACGTCCAGTCGCGGCTGCTCGGCCCGCAGCGGCAGCAGCTGCTCGATCGTCTGACGGTCGCGCTCGTCGCACGCGGAGGATCGAAGCGCGCGGCGCGCGACCAGGTGCGTGCCGCGCTTGAGCGCGCCGGCGTCGGGCGATGCCTTGACGTCCGCGTCGGGGAGCTGGACGCGACCGAGTCGGTCCGGGTCGGGATCGCGCAGGCACTGCTGTGCGACCCGAAGCTGATCGTCGTCGACGAGCCGACCGCGACTGTCCCGCTGATCGAGCGCGACGGCATCCTCGCGCTGCTGCGCTCGATCGCCGACTCGGGCATCGCTGTCCTGATGTCGGCAGGCGAGGCGATCGGGCTTTCGGGCGTCGACCGTGCGCTGACGATCAGCGGCGGGAGATTGCATGCCAACATCGCCGCCGAGCGCGCCGTCGTCGTCCCGTTGCGACCCGCCAGCGGCGGGATGTGA
- a CDS encoding ATP-binding cassette domain-containing protein, with the protein MGTSESFARHATPAASAAPLLTVERASKHRRSGRRVEAVLDAISFDLGRDEYVGLRGPRRSGKTTLLRIAAGIELPDSGAVTWCGRPVAELPRRERTRRLREIAFVAQTQAWRAAPGKPMLDHIALPLLITGTPVSEALSKAREAAVQVAAEAFVDAAPHELPPDALTRLALARALVRDPRLLIVDDPGGGSSDAEQQALRTLLVSLARGRRGMALLVGSREVTMLRGADRIMSLDGSGQLRVPERTTGRVVPFPTVEESSE; encoded by the coding sequence TTGGGGACTTCGGAGAGTTTCGCGCGCCACGCGACGCCCGCTGCCAGCGCGGCGCCTCTGCTGACGGTCGAGCGCGCCTCCAAGCACCGGCGCAGCGGTCGCCGCGTCGAGGCCGTGCTCGACGCGATCTCCTTCGATCTCGGACGCGACGAATATGTCGGTCTGCGCGGTCCGCGACGCAGCGGGAAGACGACGCTGCTGCGGATCGCGGCCGGGATCGAGCTGCCCGACAGCGGCGCGGTGACATGGTGTGGTCGGCCAGTCGCCGAGCTGCCGCGCCGCGAGCGGACGCGCCGGCTGCGTGAGATCGCGTTCGTCGCGCAGACACAGGCGTGGCGAGCGGCGCCCGGCAAGCCGATGCTGGACCACATCGCGCTGCCCCTGCTCATCACTGGCACGCCGGTATCCGAAGCGCTTTCGAAGGCACGGGAAGCGGCAGTGCAGGTCGCCGCCGAAGCGTTCGTCGACGCCGCACCGCATGAGCTGCCGCCCGACGCGCTCACGCGCCTCGCGCTCGCCCGCGCGCTCGTGCGTGACCCCAGACTGCTGATCGTCGACGACCCCGGCGGCGGTAGCAGCGACGCCGAGCAGCAGGCGCTGCGGACGCTGCTGGTCTCGCTCGCGCGCGGCCGGCGCGGGATGGCCCTGCTGGTCGGCTCGCGCGAGGTGACGATGCTGCGTGGCGCCGATCGGATCATGTCGCTCGACGGCAGCGGACAGCTGCGCGTTCCTGAACGAACCACCGGGCGCGTCGTCCCCTTCCCCACGGTCGAGGAATCGTCGGAGTGA